GGGCATGGTGGGGGGCGCGATCCTGCGCCAGTTGCAGGCGCGCCAGGAATCCGGAGAGCACGCGGGCGAAGAGCTGGAGCTGATCACCCGCACCAGCGCCGATCTGGATCTGACCAACCAGGCCGCCGTGCAGGAGTTCATGGCTGCCGAGCGTCCTGATCAGGTGATCCTGGCCGCAGCCCGCGTGGGCGGGATCATCGCCAACAACTCCTATCCGGCGCAGTTCATCTATGAAAACCTGATGATCGAATGCAACGTGATCCATGCCGCCCATCAGGCGGGCGTGCAGCACCTGTTGCAGCTGGGATCGTCTTGCATCTATCCCAAGATGGCCGCACAGCCGATGGCTGAGGAGGCGCTGCTGACCGGCACGCTGGAGCCCACCAACGAGCCCTATGCCATTGCCAAGATCGCGGGCATCAAGCTGTGCGAAAGCTACAACCGCCAGTATGGGCGCGACTATCGCTCGGTCATGCCCACGAACCTTTATGGGCCCGGCGACAATTTCCACCCCGAGAACAGCCATGTGCTGCCCGCGCTGATGCGCCGGTTCCACGAGGCCGCCCGTGATGGGCTGGACGAGGTGGTGATCTGGGGCAGCGGCACACCCATGCGCGAGTTCCTGCATGTGGATGACATGGCGGCGGCCTCGTTGTTTGTGGCCGATCTGGACGCGGACACCTATGGCGCCAACACGCAAGAGATGCTGAGCCACATCAACGTGGGTTCGGGCGTGGATGTGACCATCCGCGAACTGGCCGAAACCGTGGCGCGGGTGACCGGGTTTACGGGCCGACTGGCGTTTGACAGCTCTAAACCCGATGGCGCACCGCGCAAGCTGATGGATGTGTCCCGTCTGGCCGACATGGGCTGGAGCGCGACCATCCCCCTGGAAGAGGGCATTCGCCAGACCTATGCGTGGTTCCTGTCTCTGGATACAGCTGACTTGCGCCAAAAATAGGCGCAATAGTTTAATCAGTGGCGCATCCTGCGGCTTTTGACGTTTGGGAGAGTGATGGACACACGACTCCGATGGGAAAGCCATAAGAGAAACGTAAACTTGATGCTCGGGTCTGCGGCGATCTGCGCCTCGCAGACCCGAATTGTCTGGTAGTTGCAATCTGCGTCTCCAATTCACTGGCGTCGCGTTCTACAACTAGGAGTTGGATGTACCGTCGAGTTTAGGCGGTCAGGCTGACCGAAGATTGGTAGACTGGCTCCCAAGTGCCGGGAATACCACCCTTTGTGCAGATCCAGCCTGTCAATATCATATTGTTCCCATCAAGTGAGGGCGCACTGTTTCTGATGAACGAACCAGCCGGATATACTCCTGAAACGGGGCTAGAGGAGAGGAATTTGGATTCCAATGTCAGTTTGGCATCGTAAATTTCGACGTCTGTTGCTGTTGTCGTGGCCGAGTTACTGATTGTGATCGTATTGCCAGAGACGGAGAGGACTCTTGAATATTTGGGGATTCCAGCGCCTTTGATCCACTGCCCTGTGCGCCACCCGGTGACCGATGTCATGTTGGTGATGATGTTCGAGCCGTGCGTCAAATCGCCAAATACAACTGGATGAATATATGGCATCGACCAGATGTAGAAAGAGTAAGATCCGCTGGTGAAGCTGATCGGAACGGCCGTCAAGTTGACGGTACCGTTTGATATGCTTTCGACATAGCCGATACCCGTACCGCTATGCGTGTCTGGATCACCTTGGTTGTTAAGCCCGATCCATCCGTCCAAGACCGAAATTTCGTCACCAACAACGACATTGTCTGAAAGTCCAGTGACCGTCGCGGTGCCATCACCATTAACTGTTACGGTGCCGCCGCCCAGATATTGTGCATCCCACCCTGAAGCAACCAACCAGGTTTCATCCTGAACAACAACGCGTGCGCCTGGCCCGTGCTTGGGATTATTAAACGCCGCATTCATATGCCAGATATTGTAGGTTTGGCGGACCTCTCCGGATGTGTACCGGCAGTTCATACTTGCGATATTAGGCGCGGAATAATCTCTGAAGGTTGGCACGTTGTCGAAAGTGACGCCGTCCATGTAAGTCTTAGGGGTGAATTTAAGCCGTCTTGGCGCACTCGTGTATTTGCCAATGTATCCGCCCAAAAAGTTGACGGTACCATTGCCAGTCAAATGTGCATCTACATCCGGCAGATTGGCGTTGCGAGCATCAATCAGTTTGATCTGAGAGTCCTTGAAAGTGAATCCTTGTCCGCCCGTTATGTGACCAATGGACCAAACGTTTTCAAAATACGCATCCGCCACAGCGCCGCTTCCACGGGCGGTGTCGCCATTCACGATACTATGCCCGTAAACAAAGACGCCTCCACGGATGTAAGCCAATGTTCCGGTTCCGGCGCCAAAGCCGCTTCCGCCAACCATTAACGTATCAAAGCCCTTGGCGTGGCAATCGATCATGACGCAACCACGGTTTTGGCTTTCACCAAGGAAAAATGGCCAACGATTATGAGATAGGTTGCATTTCTCTACCGTAATACTGTCGCCAAGCTGTACATTGGATGCCGCGCACATGACGCCCACGACCCAGCCCTGAATATCGCAACTCTCAATGAGAATTTGCGTCGAGCCAGCGCCAGAAGATGCAGTGTAGTGATCAGGTTCGGAACCGCTTCCGTCGAAGTGCGGGAACTTTTGGTTTGCAGCCATGCCACTGAAGAAGGGATCAATGCAAATCCCGGCATAGAGCTTATATGGCATCTCTTCGACGGCCCCGTTTACATTCCACCAGTTGTTGCGCTCTAGCAGGTCGCTATGGCTTGCGAGCAGCAGGTTGTTTGCTGTGCCAACAATGGCAATGTTCTTGAGCGTAAGCTGGCGTATCTTTTGCGTGACGATCCCAGGATTGTCTTTGCCGGTAAACGTGAATGTTGTGCGCTGCCCGGGCACATAGCCTGGGGCAGGGGATTCAATATGGACAGAGACATACCGGAAATCCGTGCCGTTAAAATCGAACGCCTTGATGGGCTTGTCCATTACGTATTCGCCCTGAACAATGATACAGGGAACGCCATTCCCGGCCTTCTGTTGCCGAATGGCCCAGGCAATCGCAGTGTTTAGTCGGTCCGCATCATTGGAGATGTGGCCAAATTGCCGGTCCGACACGCATCCCTCGTTATTGACTTGGACATACAGCCCG
This window of the Falsiruegeria litorea R37 genome carries:
- the fcl gene encoding GDP-L-fucose synthase codes for the protein MKVYVAGHRGMVGGAILRQLQARQESGEHAGEELELITRTSADLDLTNQAAVQEFMAAERPDQVILAAARVGGIIANNSYPAQFIYENLMIECNVIHAAHQAGVQHLLQLGSSCIYPKMAAQPMAEEALLTGTLEPTNEPYAIAKIAGIKLCESYNRQYGRDYRSVMPTNLYGPGDNFHPENSHVLPALMRRFHEAARDGLDEVVIWGSGTPMREFLHVDDMAAASLFVADLDADTYGANTQEMLSHINVGSGVDVTIRELAETVARVTGFTGRLAFDSSKPDGAPRKLMDVSRLADMGWSATIPLEEGIRQTYAWFLSLDTADLRQK